The Perca flavescens isolate YP-PL-M2 chromosome 23, PFLA_1.0, whole genome shotgun sequence genome has a window encoding:
- the LOC114550236 gene encoding histone H1-like, whose product MAEVAPAVAPAPAKSPRKKAAKPAKKSGPGAAELILKAVAASKERKGISYVALKKELGAKGYDVEHNNAHVKRAIKALVLKGALTQTKGTGASGSFKAAKPAEKPKKVAAKKPAAKAKKPAAKKPAAAKKPAAAKKTAVAKKPKAVKATPKKAKKPAAKKATKSPKKVAKKAATPKKAAPKKVAPKKAAKKVVKPKAAKPAKKAAAKKPAKK is encoded by the coding sequence ATGGCAGAAGTCGCTCCAGCAGTTGCACCGGCCCCGGCGAAGTCCCCCAGGAAGAAAGCAGCCAAGCCGGCCAAGAAGTCCGGTCCCGGCGCCGCCGAGCTCATCCTGAAAGCTGTCGCCGCCTCCAAGGAACGCAAGGGTATTTCCTACGTGGCTCTGAAGAAGGAGTTGGGCGCCAAGGGCTACGACGTAGAGCACAACAATGCCCACGTCAAGCGCGCCATCAAGGCTTTGGTGTTGAAAGGAGCTCTCACCCAGACCAAGGGAACCGGGGCTTCCGGGTCCTTCAAGGCAGCCAAGCCCGCTGAGAAGCCCAAGAAGGTAGCAGCGAAGAAACCCGCAGCCAAAGCCAAGAAGCCGGCAGCGAAGAAGCCCGCCGCCGCTAAGAAGCCAGCAGCCGCCAAGAAGACTGCCGTCGCCAAAAAGCCAAAAGCGGTCAAGGCAACCCCCAAGAAGGCGAAGAAACCTGCGGCCAAGAAGGCTACAAAGAGCCCTAAGAAGGTGGCCAAGAAGGCGGCAACCCCCAAAAAGGCAGCACCCAAGAAGGTTGCACCCAAGAAAGCCGCCAAGAAGGTCGTCAAACCCAAAGCGGCAAAACCCGCAAAGAAAGCTGCAGCCAAGAAACCAGCAAAGAAGTAA
- the LOC114550233 gene encoding histone H1-like, with product MAEVAPVAPPAAPSPATKAPKKKAAKPAKKTGPGAAELILKAVTASKERKGISYVALKKELGAQGFDVEHKSALIKRAVKALVAKGALTQTKGNGASGSFKAAKPAEKPKKVAAKKPAAKAKKPAAKKPAAAKKPAAAKKAKATTPKKAKKTAVAKKTPVKKATKSPKKKVVKKAAAPKKAVTPKKAAKKVVKPKAAKPAKKAAAKKPAKK from the coding sequence ATGGCAGAAGTCGCTCCAGTTGCTCCACCCGCCGCACCGTCCCCGGCCACTAAGGCACCCAAGAAGAAGGCAGCCAAGCCGGCCAAGAAGACCGGTCCCGGCGCCGCCGAGCTCATCCTGAAGGCCGTCACTGCCTCCAAGGAACGTAAAGGTATTTCTTACGTGGCTTTGAAGAAGGAGTTGGGCGCTCAGGGCTTCGACGTCGAGCACAAATCCGCCCTCATTAAACGCGCCGTGAAGGCTTTGGTTGCCAAAGGAGCCCTCACCCAGACCAAGGGAAACGGTGCGTCCGGGTCCTTCAAGGCAGCCAAGCCCGCTGAGAAGCCCAAGAAGGTAGCAGCGAAGAAACCCGCAGCCAAAGCCAAGAAGCCGGCAGCGAAGAAGCCCGCCGCCGCTAAGAAGCCAGCAGCCGCCAAGAAGGCAAAGGCAACAACACCCAAGAAGGCAAAGAAGACCGCCGTAGCGAAGAAGACCCCGGTCAAGAAGGCTACAAAGAGCCCCAAAAAGAAGGTGGTCAAGAAGGCAGCTGCACCCAAGAAGGCCGTCACCCCCAAGAAAGCCGCCAAGAAGGTCGTTAAACCTAAAGCTGCCAAACCCGCAAAGAAGGCTGCAGCCAAGAAACCAGCAAAGAAGTAA
- the LOC114549880 gene encoding histone H3 yields MARTKQTARKSTGGKAPRKQLATKAARKSAPATGGVKKPHRYRPGTVALREIRRYQKSTELLIRKLPFQRLVREIAQDFKTDLRFQSSAVMALQESSEAYLVGLFEDTNLCAIHAKRVTIMPKDIQLARRIRGERA; encoded by the coding sequence ATGGCAAGAACCAAGCAGACCGCTCGTAAGTCCACCGGAGGCAAAGCTCCCAGGAAGCAGCTGGCCACCAAGGCTGCCCGTAAGAGCGCCCCGGCCACCGGCGGAGTGAAGAAACCTCACCGTTACAGGCCCGGTACCGTGGCTCTGAGAGAGATCCGTCGTTACCAGAAGTCCACCGAGCTGCTGATCCGCAAGCTGCCCTTCCAGCGCCTGGTGAGGGAGATCGCTCAGGACTTCAAGACTGATCTGCGCTTCCAGAGCTCCGCCGTCATGGCTCTGCAGGAGTCCAGCGAGGCTTACCTGGTCGGCCTCTTCGAGGACACCAATCTCTGCGCCATCCACGCCAAGAGGGTCACCATCATGCCCAAAGACATCCAGCTGGCCCGTCGTATCCGCGGCGAGAGGGCTTAA
- the LOC114550001 gene encoding histone H4, which translates to MSGRGKGGKGLGKGGAKRHRKVLRDNIQGITKPAIRRLARRGGVKRISGLIYEETRGVLKVFLENVIRDAVTYTEHAKRKTVTAMDVVYALKRQGRTLYGFGG; encoded by the coding sequence ATGAGTGGACGCGGAAAAGGAGGTAAAGGACTCGGGAAGGGAGGCGCCAAGCGTCACCGTAAAGTTCTCCGTGATAACATCCAGGGCATCACCAAGCCCGCCATCCGCCGGCTGGCTCGCCGCGGCGGAGTGAAGCGTATCTCCGGTCTCATCTACGAGGAGACCCGCGGTGTGCTCAAGGTCTTCCTGGAGAACGTGATCCGTGACGCCGTCACTTACACCGAGCACGCCAAGAGGAAGACTGTGACCGCCATGGATGTGGTTTACGCTCTGAAGAGACAGGGCCGCACCCTGTACGGCTTCGGAGGCTAA
- the LOC114549971 gene encoding histone H2B 1/2: MPEPAVKAAKKGSKKAVTKTAGKKDKKRRKTRKESYAIYVYKVMKQVHPDTGISSKAMGIMNSFVSDIFERIAGEASRLAHYNKRSTITSREIQTAVRLLLPGELAKHAVSEGTKAVTKYTSSK, translated from the coding sequence ATGCCTGAACCAGCAGTGAAAGCAGCGAAGAAGGGCTCCAAGAAGGCGGTGACAAAGACCGCCGGCAAGAAGGacaagaagaggagaaagacCAGGAAGGAGAGCTACGCCATCTACGTCTATAAGGTGATGAAGCAGGTCCACCCCGACACCGGCATCTCCTCCAAGGCCATGGGCATCATGAACTCCTTTGTGAGCGACATCTTTGAGCGCATCGCCGGTGAGGCCTCCCGTCTGGCTCACTACAACAAGCGCTCCACCATCACTTCCCGGGAGATCCAGACCGCCGTGAGGCTGCTGCTCCCCGGGGAGCTGGCCAAGCACGCCGTGTCTGAGGGCACCAAGGCCGTCACCAAGTACACCAGCTCCAAGTAA